The following DNA comes from Hordeum vulgare subsp. vulgare chromosome 3H, MorexV3_pseudomolecules_assembly, whole genome shotgun sequence.
TCATATGACTCGGATTCATCCACTCTGTCCTCTACTCGACCTCCTGATTCTCCAGTTCATGTTCTTACCGCTGATGGTACCTCTCTCCCTGTTACTAGTCGAAGCATTCTTAGCACTTCATCTTTTCACGTTCCCGACTTACCATGCAACTCATTTATGGTGgtcagattgttgactctagttgTCGTGTCATTCTTGACTCTGACTCTTGTTCCGTTCTGGACCGTCATATTAGTGCTCTCATTGGTGCTGGCCCTTGATGTTGTGACTCTTAGGGCCTCTGGGAGCATGACTGGCTTCATCTTCCGTTTGTTGCCACTGCCGCTAGTCTCACCCTCTGTTGCCTTGTCTACCAGCTCTTTTCAGGAGTGGCATCATCGCCTTGGCCACTTGTGTGCTCTCGTCTCTCATCCTTAGTTCGACATGGTCTTCTTGGATCCGTCTTAGGTGGTGTGTCTTTAGACTGACAGGGCTATCGGCTTGGTAAACAGGTCCGATTACCTTATCCTCATAGCGACATGTGTCTCCGTGTCCTTTCGACCTTGTTCACTCTGATGTTTGGGATTCGGCTCCCTTTACTTCGAAAGGGGATCGTCgctactatattatctttatagaCGGTTTCTCTTGCCATACCTGGATATATTTTATGTATTCTCGTAGTGAGGTCTCATCTATTTATAagtgttttgctgccatggttcacacaAAGTTCTCAACGCCTATTCGCGTGTTCAGTGCTGACTCTGCTCGAGAGTATATCTTCAAGATGTTGCGTGGAGTTCTTGCTGAGCAAGGTACTCTTGCTTAGTTTTCTTGTCCTGGTGTTCATGCTCAGAATGGCGTCGCTAAGTGCAAGCATCAtcaccttcttgagacggctcgtgcgatGATGAGCGCCGCCTCTCTTCCGcctaacttttgggcagaggttGTCTCCACTTCCACCTGTGTCATCAACCCTCAGTCGTCCATTGCTCTGCAGGGTGGCGTTCCTTTCTAGCGTCTCTTTGATAGTTCTCCTAATTACTCGGCGCTTCGTTTGCTTAGTTGtgcttgctatgttcttcttgcccctcgtgAACGCACCAAACTGTTCGCTTAGTCTGTTGAGTGTCTTCTTAGCTTATAGTGATGggataagggctatcgttgttgggatcttGTCGATCGCCGGATGTGTATTTCTCAGGATGTGACTTTtcatgagtctcgtcccttctacccgcgTCCATCTTCCTCGAcattttcagtggaggatatatctttcctcacttttcctgacaaaCCTATCACTCCCGTTGAGCTCTTGCCCGTCCATCCTACTGCATCTGTTCTACGACTGTTGCACATTCGACGCCACCATCTCTCATGGTTTCCTCACCTTGCTTGTCACAAGATTTTGCAGCTTCATCCAGTGTCCTCTCTGTCCCCTTCACCTATTCCAGAGAGTCCTCGTATTCTTCCATCATTTCCTCAGTATTATACTCGTCGTCCACGTGTTGTGGATGCGTCTACTGATGTGCCATCTTCCTCGTCTCAACCTAGTTATGGCTTGCGTCTTCGTCCGCTTCCGCCTATTGATCACCTTGGTTTTCCACACGCtagtgctgctgttcttgagccgacttttTATCATCAAGTTATTCATTccgaatggcagtttgcgattgcagaggagcttgctgcTCTTGAGCGTACTGGCACGTGGGATATTGTTTCTCTTCCTCCTGGTgttcgtcccatcacttgtaagtgggtctacaaggttaagactcgctttGATGGTTCTCTGGAGCGAtataaagctcgtcttgtggctcgtggctttcagcaggagcatggtcatgATTACGATGAGACTTTTGTTCCTGTGGCCCATATGGCCACTGGTCGCACACTTCTTGATGTGGCCTCTGTTCGCCACTGGTCTGTATCTCAGCTTaatgttaagaatgcctttcttaatggtgagctatgtgaggaggtgtacatgcaacCACCACCTCGGTATTACGTTCCGGATGGCATggtttgtcgtcttcgtcgctctctttaTGACCTTAAGCAAGCCCCACGTGCCtcgtttgagcgttttgcctgtGTGGTGATTGTCGGTGGTTTTTCAACGAGTGCTCATGATACAGTGTTATTTGTTCACCTTTCTGCTCGTGGTCGGACTATTCTTCTTCTATATGTTGATGACGTGATCATCACTGGTGATGACCAGTTTCTTATGTCATATTGGCCCTCtttgctactttcttgggatcgaGGTATCTTCTACCttgttgctcgtgctgctctcTACTGATGACCGCACAGTTGagactcccatggagctcaatgttcacctccgtgATACTGATGGTGACCCCCTTGTCTAAtccgacgcgttatcgtcatcttgttgggagtCTTATCTATCTAGTTGTCACTCATCCGGATATTTCTTATCCAgtccatattctgagtcagtttgtctctGCTCCCACTTTGGTTCACTATGGTCACCTCCTTCGTGTTCTCCAATATCTTCGTGGCACGATATCTCATCGTCTGTTCTTTCCTCGCTCTGATTCATTACAACTTCAGGCCTATTCGAATGCTACATGGGCTAGTGATCCCTCGGATCGCCGTTCACttcctgcttactgtgtttttcttgatggttctctcattgcctggagacgaagaaacaaaatgcagttTCCCGTtcaagtgcagaggctgagttgcgagctatggctcttttgacggtagAGGTGACGGTGGCTACTTGAGGACTTTGGTGTTTCTGTCTCTACATGAACAGTtcaggtgctattagcattgtgcgcgaccctgtgaagcatgagctcacgaaGCATATTggagttgatgctttctatgtgcgcgttggtgtgcaggatcaggttgttgctcttcagtatgtgccttctgagttacagttggcggatttctttacgaaggcccagactagagcacaacatgacTTCTATCTcttcaaactcagtgttgtttatccaccatgagtttgcggGGAGTGTTAGAGTACTTCTATATATATAgcccattgtataaggggttttctgCATACTTCCTgcactgtacatgtatatatattggcctatggcctcatgggaatacaagttgcatatttcccAACAGTCTCGCACCCCTGAGCACGCAATCGACATTCGAAAATGCAGTGACTCTTTCGTGCGAGTGAAATCCAAAGTTGCACAACATTTCTAAATATGCAAAGAGGTTGGAATAACATTAGTGCGAGTGAAATCCAAAGTTGCACACATTTTTAAATATGCAAAGAGGTTGGAATAACATTAGTGCGACTATTCTAGAAAGGTGTTGCACTCACGTACCAACATTGGAGCCCAAATAACACAGATAAGTACGAAGAATAAGCATACCCCACCACAGAATTTTGTCATTTTTGTTTGCTTTTCCCCGTGTTGATGATTTGCCCTATTTAAAATTGTGTCGCATTTCACAAGGAACAAGCTCGCGTATATGTCTTCCAACTGCGCAAAGGAACAAAAATATCAGATGCCAAAATTTGCTGTATTACAGCAATTAATACATTAGTGTAAAAGCTAAATACAAGAAATATGGTGAAAAGGTACATTATGCTGCACAACTACTACCATCAAACGTTGTACCTAACAGATTcctataaaagctatttttacTTTATTGTACAGCGCATGAACAACAATGAATGTAGGAGAAACTGCAAATATTCATGTTTATTTGAGTAAGACAAAGCCCGACTCCAACTGAAGCCATAAATAAGCGGAATCAGGTGCGCAAGGAGCTTTTGAACTAATAATATATTCTGAGATTACAAATAGGCTAACTAATTGCCAAGCAGGGCTTCAAGTACAAGTTTAGACTTCAGAAGTCTACAACAACCAAAACAGAAACAATTGTGATGAAGTAGACTAAACCATTCAATACAGATCACCAATATCACACATGTCCAGCTACTCTCGGCAGTGTTCGAAAATCTATATCTAAAAATGAAATGCTAAAGTGACAGCACGGCAAAAGTAGAATCATTATATGGGTTAACCAGAGTAAAAAAAACATACTGGTGTTTAATTTAATTGTTGTACCAACTGATCAGCGGTCCAAAAAACCAAAAATTAGTATCAATCATCATAGACTATAGTACCCAGCCTTCAGCACCTATATGTTAATAAATTTACGGCAGAATTATCCACATGCTTGCAAAAACAGATCTACTGATATTGTACCTTAAGCCAATCATACATTGTTAATGATGTAGTGGTGCAAGACCAATCAAGAACACATCGAAGCTCATACAAGAATGGCAAAGCTCGGTATAGCCGGAAACCCAAgtagtttacttgtgttactttgcTAGTCAGAAATTGTCTATACAAGTTACTTTTGTTAGGGATACCATATCTGATCTGCAAAGCCTGCAGTGCAAGGGAAATTGATTTTGTAAGGTAGATGGCACGTAAAACAAATCCTCCAACATCCCTGTGGGCTAGCTCCATTCCCCAAGCATACTCAGTGACCGAGTATGTGAAGAGcataagattgaaaatatagaaaACAACTTTTCCCGTGGCGAATGACCACAAATATATAATGCGGTCCACTACAATCAAGAAAAAGAGAATCTGCAAAATTAAAATAGCATATATTAGAAACCTAAGCAAAGAGAGGTAGAACAGCATTCAAGTGCAATAATAACCATGTAAACTGAAAGATGAGTTCTCACCATTAGGATGAAAACAAACTCTTTAGGGAATTGGTCTTCCAGCTGATAAACTTCCAAAAATTCACTCTTgttttttaggatagattgatagaacaTGAGAACAAAAAAGAAAACTGCCATGTCAGCACCAAAATAATATGCAtaaagatcaatctctcttttacCGCCACCAATTACAGAGACAACTGGGTAGGGGAaatttatttcttcaaaaaggcCTGCCTTTTGTGAGTCATGAATCTCCCTTTCTACATCAGCTGCTGGAGTAAGTGATTTGAACCATCCTGCTGACTGGCATTCTGTAGGAGCAGCATACACAACTTCTAGCACAGCAAGAGCCATACTAGAATTTTCTTTGCTCCGTTCAATACTTTGAATCCGAACTCGACTAGAAGAATGGCATGATGAAGGCGAATTAGATTGACATCTTTCTTCATGGGCTGTCACAAGTACCTTATTTATTGCTGACTCTATCCTCTCTGGTTGGATTCCATCTTCTGGCCAATGTTTTACTTCCATTGTAACTTGCACAAAAAAGGGAGGAGATTCTGCTCCCTGTGTTAGTGATAGCCAATATCTGGATAAGCCCCTCCCAGACATCCTTATAAGATTCATTAAAGGCATGTGCAAACTTTTTACCCTATCTTTCCAGTTGTATGGTATACAAAATTTCTCTTCAATGTTATTTCTTGCACTAAGAAAACTGAATTCTGTTACAGGAACCCATTCACCATCTTTGGCTGTGATTGAGCTCTGCAGGAGAGTAGATATATATACCAAAAACAGAGGCAATATACTGACAACAAAGGATGCTTTTATTTTATCATCAGGGAAACCTAATCTCTGGAGAAGAGGCAAATGTATATTCAAACCACAGTGTTGGATAATAATCTGATATATATACTGTGATAGAATGTTGAGCTCAGTGTAGATCAGAACAATGACCCAAAACAAGTAACTTGGCCCATAGTTGACACAAAGAGCATATAAGAAAAGCGCTCCAAGGTAGACCATGGAGAGCAAACTAAAATTCCACAGAAATACCAGGATAAAACAGCAATAGCAAACATAATCATAATTACTTCGCATCTGGTACCATATATACCGAAAGATAACACCGACTGGCATGCTTGCTGAGGATTCTGTTGCAGTTCCCAAGCTATCTGAATGTGTCCTCAGAAACTGGCCATCTTGTGTTCCCCTCTGGTTTTCTACTACACCATAAATGCTACCTTCCGCAGGGTGCTCATTGGAGAGTGATTCTTCTGGGTCAATGTTCAAGAAGCTCACAATGTTTGTAACTGCCTGGTTTCCAAACGACTGAACTTGGGAAACACCATCACCAATTAACTGCACAGCAGATTTAAGTGGGTTTTCCTTGGGTTGtcttccttccttctcctcttttagTAAGCTAGGATGCAATTTGATATCATACTCATCAAGCTCAATAATCTCAGATGTTGAGCCCAGGGAATGTTTTGCATTATCAGCCAGCATAAATTCTTCACTTCTCCCCCCGATTGGTGATCGCAGAGCATCAGACGTGCCTGGGAACAATAAATCGGTCATGTCTTTCTTTGTATCCGCTACAGAGAACTCAAATGACTGAGATGCTGCAGCTGGTGAACCAATCTCATTATCTAGCAATGGAGCATCAGTATCGCTGTACAACCTAGTAGTCCTCCTGCGCCGTAAGCCTTCATTGCCGGAAGCATTATTGATTGGGGTGATGGAATTCATTGTATTAAGTTCACTTTGTAAATTGTACATCTCAGATTTCATCCTTTCTACTTGCATGTTGCGTTGACGTTTTTGCTCCTCAGACCTGCGAAGATGCTGCAGCTGTTcagttttctttaaagccttcttCTCCTGTTCACGAACCATTGCACCGATTTGCTCTGCTTCAAGGTATCTTGATACATAATCAAACTCACCAgaactaaagatgtatgattgcaCTGCCACCAATAAGAAGATCACTATCTCAACAAAAGCTGACCGTGATGTTATCTTAAAACCATAATCATACTTGTAGAATCCAATAATTTCATAGAGGTAATCTATTTGATTACACTTGCCAGAGCTAAACTGCCCAACATAAGGAGATTGATATGCAAGTGACAAAACTATAACAGCAAAATTATACATCCGTAGATACTTGAaaatcttattcttcttcttcagtatTTCAAGTCTCATTCGGAAGAAAACCAGAGCAAACCCGAGATAACCAAGGTGTAAAAGATCATACTCCAGAGTACCAGTAATAGCAATTAGTGCCAAAACTATATCTAATAAATGGCAGTATGCATAAAGCCGAACATAATCAAGAAAGGTCCAGAAGCTTTTTGTTTCCAATGAGAGGTCCCTCCAAACAAACACATTTTTCCTTTGAGATCGCATCTGACGGTATGTATCTGAGTCCGAGAAACCAGAGAAGTGGTCAGAGCGTAGCTTGAATGAGGAATAAATGAACACAACATAGTAGCTAACCAACATTCGAGGATCATCAGCTATTAACCCTGCATCAAATAAATGTACATATATTTCATAATTTATCTGTTTTAAGATGAATagtaatataacattgaattgcAGAAGTTCAAGATATGACAGGGAGGACATACCTAGCCAGCATTTCGAGCAATAATCAAAGAAAATCTGCGAATTTTTCCAGCATCCGTGGCAACGCATTTCAATATCATTGACACCCTGTAACCAGAGCATTCCATCTTTCCAAAGGGCAAAATACTCAAGTACTAAGATGGAAGCAAAGAGAAACACGAAAAGGGGCCACAGTTTCTGGATTAGATCTCTGTTCATAAGAATACATGCCACGAGGCACATGATATAAAACATCGATACAGCATTTAACAATGTAAAGCTTGCCAATAGTAACACACTCATGTTAATTTCCAGACCTCGCAGTTTAAAAAGATTTTCCATCCAGAATATCATGTAGCTCTTAAATGTCAACTTCTGGGTGTCAAACCTTTCTCTTTTCAGAGAGATGATCCTTTGCTTATCCCACTTGTGGCTTTCTTTTGAAATTCCCCACATCTTTGCAAATGAGTACCTTTTGTCCTCATCCAAACCCTTGGTCACATTCTGGACAGCTTCTGAGGTCTGATAAGTGTTGCCTGAGCTAAGGGATGAAGATAAGCTGCTACCCACAAGACCTTGTACTTTAGAAAATAACAAGGCAAacttatttgaggaatatatctcCTCCCTGTTGTTCATAGGACTAGCAGATTGATCGGAAGACATAAACAGCTGACAAGGCTCTTCCCATTTACCCTCATGTACTAGAGATGCTGGCATTAAATCCAGCCAGTGGAACACATTATATTGAATGGTGCAAGCCACAATAACCAGAACTTTTCCTCTAAGCCCATATTCAACACCCCAAAGCCCAGAATCGTAATGTTTCAAACCAAGAAATGTAGAAAATCCATACAAACGCTGACCAGGACACATTTGAGCAGGTTTGCATAGCATTTGGAAGAGGTATTCAGATACAGCAAGTAAACCAGTGTAGACTAGGTAGACCTTCGAAGGAATTCGAGAAACTTTCGGTAAGGTGGAAAACACAATGAGACCTAACAGATAAACTAGGCCAGATAGACTGATTGATGATAGGCAAGCATAGAACACACTAACTGATAATATCTTCTCACTGTGCCAAATTAGCAACCTTCTAAGGAACCCTAGAAGCCCAGATACAGAAGCATCAGAAACACTGAACTTCTTGTCACTGTTCTGTCTTCTCTCATAACTGTAAAGTTGCATCACTATTAGAATAGACAATGATTGCCAAACGTTTGCCAACAAAGAGGCTTCAGGATCAAATCCAAGATCAGGATATAGTTTAACAAACTTTGAGACCAATCGCGCAAAGAGTGGAGAAATACTCAGGCTATAGGTGAAGATAAACACCACAGCAGCATATACTTTTAATGGAAACCAAAGTCGTCTCTTCGTCTTTTCGACAAGCTGCCTTCCAATTATCCAAAGTAGAAGGAACCAAAGGTAACCAAATGATATATAATTAGGAGTCACCAAGTATAGAGTCAAGAGAATTGTGAGGAAAGCCACATAAGTTCCGTATGAGCGATACATAGAGAGAAATTTCTGGCCGATTTTACTGAGATATGACGCAATCTTTTTTTCTGCAAAATACAAAATAGAGGTTGGCATAGTAAACATATATTCAGTCAACAACTCATGTCAAACAATAGAGAGCACATGTGGAGTCATCCAAGTACCCAAGTTTCAGATTTTCTACTaagatacaacaacaacaacaaagcctttagtcccaaacaagttggggtaggctagaggtgaaacccaccAGATCCcacgaccaactcatggttctggcacatggatagcaagcttccacgcaccccttccatggctagttctttggtgatactccagtccttcagatctctctttacggactcctCCCAGTCTCCCATGTCATGTTCGGTCTACCCTGGCCTCTTTTGACATTATCAGCACgctttagccgtccgctatgcaccggagCTTCTGGAGGCCTGCGCTGAATATGCTTAAACCATCTCAGacaatgttggacaagcttctcttcaatcggtgcctaccccaactctatctcgtatatcatcattccagacacggtccttccttgtgtggccacacatccatctcaacatgcgcatctccgccACACCTAACTGCTGCACATGCcgccttttagtcggccaacactcagcgccataaaacattgcgggtcgaaccgccgtcctatagaacttgccttttagcttttgtggcactctcttgtcacggaGAATgctagaagcttggcgccacttcatccatctaGCTTTGATTCGGTgattcacatcttcatcgatatctCTGTTCTTCTGCAGCATTGGCCCCAAATATCGAAAAGTGTCCTTCTAAGACACCacctgcccatcaaggctaacctcctcctcctcctcctcgtgcctagtagtactgaaaccgcacctcatgtactcggttttagttctactaagtctaaaacctttcgattccaagGTTTGTCTCCATAGCTCTAACTTCCTGTTGACCCCgtccgactatcatcgactagcaccacgccatccgcaaagagcatacaccatagaTTTTCTACTAAGATATTAAATATAGATTTGTAATATCTCTTTAGGAAAAAGGCACACTGTGAAAGAGTTTACAAAAGATCAAGGAAGCGAATTAATCCTCCATTGGTCCTCTCCCCATGCACTCTTTTCACCACAAACATTAGCCCTGCACCTAAAACATTTTTCTAATTTGTCAGCGACAAAAAGCTCTTGCCACCATGAAGAACGATGGCATCTGAGAAGTATAAAACCTAGTAACGTTAAGCATGACATAATTTATGTTGTAGTTCATTTAACAAGTAAAGGCAGTGCCaaacaataaataaataatatagaTGTCCATGGTGCAAGAAGATACCATGTGAGTTGCGACAAACTTGAGCTTCTCGTGAATTTTGTGAGCTATAAACTGACAGGAGTACTGACTTATTCAAACCAGCCTTTAGGATACTGAACCCAACAGGTGGACACGGTGTATGCCGAAGAACAGCGGAGAGAGCAAAAAGCATTTTAAAACCATGGCTATGGACAGCACAGAAGCATATAATTGAGCCAATCTCCAATAAGTCTTTTGTTTTAGCATTACTCGAGAGGCCTGCCAACATACAAGAAAAAGAGTGCTGTTACTGTAGTATAAAATGGATGGTGTGGTTTACCATTTAATTCAAGAGATTAGATATATCAATCTGTGCATCCACTGATCAAAGGTTCAAAACTCATTAAAATTGTTTAGTATTTTGCATGTGTATATATACTGGCCTGCGGCCTCATTGGAATACAAGTTGCTATtcccctaacatggtattagagtctATAGCTTTTTCTCTCTCCGTGCAACcggtccccccccccctccccttcCTCGCTCGAGCAGCCCGCCGCCCAAGTCAGCATCCCGGCAGGCTCTCCCGTCTCGTACATGCACCTTCTATTGTGTTTGGTGCTCGTCTGCTAGTCGCTCTTTTCCGCTGCTTCTCGTCGGCATCTCACATGCACGACTTTCTCCACAGGCTCTTCTGTATACACGAAGGCTCTTGCATCTACGTTTGTGTTTACTTCCTAGATTGTAGCTCTATATTTCCGCTGCATCCGCCAAGACCGTTACTCTTTTTCATGTTTCTCatgtcatgcgagtccaccatagctTTATCCGTCAGCTTTTCTGGTCCTTGTCCTTTCTATAGGATTCTCGTGGCCTCTTTTTGCATTGTTGATCTACGCCCATTATCTTGTCACCAAGCTTCTTTCGCCGCAGGTtttcttgatgtgccatcttcttttgacaacccatcttctactGATGCGGTGTCAGCCTCTGATGCGCCATCTTCCCGTTATCTCCTTTGGCTTGACTTGGCAGGTTTTGAAGACTTCATGCTATGACGTCCCTCTCAAGACGCAGACTTTGGATTATCTTCTTTTTTTCTAGtgttacacttcttcaaatgcaatgctatggcatacgctttgcatttgagagAGGGGGGTTGTTTAAGGGGTATTATATTAGGTTTAGGAGTCCTATCAGCCTATGTTTCCTTTCCTTGTACCCCAAGCCTTACGTAATATATATACGCCCCATGAGCTATGCAATAGAGATAAGTGGCATCCATAACAATGTACGCTGCATTGCTGTGCAGAACACGAACACCTAAGCATACACCTTCAGCACTGGGTTGTCATTGATTTAACAAAGAAACAAGGTTAACTTTACAGAAAAGTAAAGACATGAAACATAGAGAGCGCACCTAACTGTGAGAATACCTCCATCACAAGTGAACCACTGCGCTCGAGAGCATTGGAGACTAGATCAAGCTGAAGAATGTACAGTATTGAAAAATGCACCTCACAAAATAACACTAAGAATTGgcgcagtcttttcttgattgaATGATTCACCAGAAACACCAGGAAAAAGCACACTGAGACAAAAGTAATGCTCATTAGCCATGACTCAGCTCGAGGCAAAAACATAAAATGTAGATGCTACAAAATGATTTATAAGATCCGTCAAATGACTGTGGGGGTTGGGATACTAGAGAAGAAGATAGTAAACTGAAATCCAGAAAATGGTACAAATAACAGTAACTTCGGAATTAAGAAAGATAGCACGAAGGAATATTGCACCGTACTGTAAACAGCATGAATAAATCCAGGTTTCATCACAAGAAGAAAGAGTAATATTAAAGTAATTGCACGTGAAAGTTTGCGTAGACCCCATGCTAGCGTTGCTACAATCAAAACCATTGCATCTTCCTTGTCTGCAAAAATAGGCCACAAAGAGGTCAGAACCAAGTCAACGGGGGCATACAATCAAGTGGTGTTTGGATATTAAACATAGGACAGCAGCACTGTGATGTAATCTATTTCGAACAAAAAATCAAGAATCAAATTGTGAAGGACACGATAAAGGTATTAAGTTTTTGAAAAACATTAACACTATGTACCATTTACGAACTTAAAGAAAATCTGTAGCCTTCTAACAACCACAAGTATGGTCATTTACTCATTAGTATGTGCCCATGCACCACCAGACAACACTTGTTGAACAAAACAGCAACTACAAAAGGGAATCTTGCCAGAACAGTCGTGCTGGGAGCTTTTTGTACCTAATTGTTTTAAATGGTTGTCAGACAGTGGACATTTAAGTTTCAAAATTG
Coding sequences within:
- the LOC123443666 gene encoding piezo-type mechanosensitive ion channel homolog isoform X3: MAWRTGGCAGRCLLPLLLLTASLLDWSLISLVNMVIFFAIRFVAPRRGFHNWRLYILYWCTIIYSAVAILAQVTFHIIWGIEGKGWIVAYSWWAKLVGFARDQPWESPSVIYFLIVQLSAVVLSLVEVFGSRIHQDSCWLNFSFDIEQIGYHFRVACCLLLPAVQLIVSISHPSWISLPFFVFSCIGLVDWSLTSNFLGLFRWWRLLEIYSVFSILLLYIYQLRVKFPYVVVAFADFIGLFKVSSKSEWPELSAGISLLVYYFMLSSFKQDIQEMDSLMSLENDSLTEDLLPSRNAFLVRQSRTGRRHANVLLGGSVFRTFSINFFTYGFPVLLLALSLWSFKFTSICAFGLLAYVGYILYAFPSLFQMHRLNGSLLVFILFWAVSTYVFNVAFTFFNKRFQKDTVIWETIGLWHYSIPGLFLLAQFCLGVFVALCNLVNNSVFHYLTFEDGPSSSDDHLIDDKEDAMVLIVATLAWGLRKLSRAITLILLFLLVMKPGFIHAVYMCFFLVFLVNHSIKKRLRQFLVLFCEVHFSILYILQLDLVSNALERSGSLVMEVFSQLGLSSNAKTKDLLEIGSIICFCAVHSHGFKMLFALSAVLRHTPCPPVGFSILKAGLNKSVLLSVYSSQNSREAQVCRNSHEKKIASYLSKIGQKFLSMYRSYGTYVAFLTILLTLYLVTPNYISFGYLWFLLLWIIGRQLVEKTKRRLWFPLKVYAAVVFIFTYSLSISPLFARLVSKFVKLYPDLGFDPEASLLANVWQSLSILIVMQLYSYERRQNSDKKFSVSDASVSGLLGFLRRLLIWHSEKILSVSVFYACLSSISLSGLVYLLGLIVFSTLPKVSRIPSKVYLVYTGLLAVSEYLFQMLCKPAQMCPGQRLYGFSTFLGLKHYDSGLWGVEYGLRGKVLVIVACTIQYNVFHWLDLMPASLVHEGKWEEPCQLFMSSDQSASPMNNREEIYSSNKFALLFSKVQGLVGSSLSSSLSSGNTYQTSEAVQNVTKGLDEDKRYSFAKMWGISKESHKWDKQRIISLKRERFDTQKLTFKSYMIFWMENLFKLRGLEINMSVLLLASFTLLNAVSMFYIMCLVACILMNRDLIQKLWPLFVFLFASILVLEYFALWKDGMLWLQGVNDIEMRCHGCWKNSQIFFDYCSKCWLGLIADDPRMLVSYYVVFIYSSFKLRSDHFSGFSDSDTYRQMRSQRKNVFVWRDLSLETKSFWTFLDYVRLYAYCHLLDIVLALIAITGTLEYDLLHLGYLGFALVFFRMRLEILKKKNKIFKYLRMYNFAVIVLSLAYQSPYVGQFSSGKCNQIDYLYEIIGFYKYDYGFKITSRSAFVEIVIFLLVAVQSYIFSSGEFDYVSRYLEAEQIGAMVREQEKKALKKTEQLQHLRRSEEQKRQRNMQVERMKSEMYNLQSELNTMNSITPINNASGNEGLRRRRTTRLYSDTDAPLLDNEIGSPAAASQSFEFSVADTKKDMTDLLFPGTSDALRSPIGGRSEEFMLADNAKHSLGSTSEIIELDEYDIKLHPSLLKEEKEGRQPKENPLKSAVQLIGDGVSQVQSFGNQAVTNIVSFLNIDPEESLSNEHPAEGSIYGVVENQRGTQDGQFLRTHSDSLGTATESSASMPVGVIFRYIWYQMRSNYDYVCYCCFILVFLWNFSLLSMVYLGALFLYALCVNYGPSYLFWVIVLIYTELNILSQYIYQIIIQHCGLNIHLPLLQRLGFPDDKIKASFVVSILPLFLVYISTLLQSSITAKDGEWVPVTEFSFLSARNNIEEKFCIPYNWKDRVKSLHMPLMNLIRMSGRGLSRYWLSLTQGAESPPFFVQVTMEVKHWPEDGIQPERIESAINKVLVTAHEERCQSNSPSSCHSSSRVRIQSIERSKENSSMALAVLEVVYAAPTECQSAGWFKSLTPAADVEREIHDSQKAGLFEEINFPYPVVSVIGGGKREIDLYAYYFGADMAVFFFVLMFYQSILKNKSEFLEVYQLEDQFPKEFVFILMILFFLIVVDRIIYLWSFATGKVVFYIFNLMLFTYSVTEYAWGMELAHRDVGGFVLRAIYLTKSISLALQALQIRYGIPNKSNLYRQFLTSKVTQVNYLGFRLYRALPFLYELRCVLDWSCTTTSLTMYDWLKLEDIYASLFLVKCDTILNRANHQHGEKQTKMTKFCGGVCLFFVLICVIWAPMLIYSSGNPTNIANPIIDVSVKIDIKALGGRLTFFQTTACEKIPWKYLKAYNDVDPLDYLGAYNVEDIQLICCQPDASTMWLVPPPVQSRFVRSLEETEMIFGKMELILNWDFLRARPKGKELVKYESPVEQCPSVDNVKRVLNGSAHSLRITDAYPRYFRVTGSGEVRRLESSRALLVKHSANSAYGVCTLLLY